In one Nitrospira sp. CR1.1 genomic region, the following are encoded:
- a CDS encoding HU family DNA-binding protein: protein MAKSMTKSQIADHLAGKAGITKKTAVQFLDDFAALAYREAKNAFVVPGIGKLVLANRKARMGRNPQTGEPIKIPAKRVVKFRVAKMAKDSILGKK, encoded by the coding sequence ATGGCCAAGTCGATGACGAAATCGCAGATTGCTGACCATCTTGCTGGAAAGGCGGGAATTACGAAGAAGACGGCCGTCCAATTCCTGGACGATTTCGCCGCCCTTGCCTATCGTGAAGCGAAGAACGCTTTCGTGGTCCCCGGCATCGGGAAGCTGGTGCTCGCCAATCGGAAGGCGCGCATGGGCCGAAATCCGCAGACCGGTGAGCCGATCAAGATTCCCGCCAAGCGCGTGGTGAAGTTCCGGGTTGCCAAAATGGCCAAAGATTCGATCCTCGGAAAGAAATAG
- a CDS encoding c-type cytochrome, translated as MKAMRPFLLAWALVSAGTVVWPADSEVLRPRVPIDQIESARMVTNPFPVTPEMREKGKLLFEGKAFCRACHGADGKGLGMDLDYSTFKGPLPRNFTDKLWQQARTDGELFWILKNGSPGTDMASFIPLVLTEEEAWQVLMYVRSFSGR; from the coding sequence ATGAAAGCCATGCGTCCCTTTCTTTTGGCCTGGGCTTTGGTCAGCGCGGGGACCGTCGTGTGGCCCGCGGATTCCGAAGTGTTGCGTCCTCGCGTGCCGATCGATCAGATAGAATCGGCCCGTATGGTGACGAATCCATTTCCTGTGACTCCGGAGATGCGTGAAAAAGGAAAGCTCCTGTTTGAAGGAAAAGCCTTCTGTCGTGCCTGTCACGGGGCTGATGGGAAGGGCCTGGGTATGGATTTGGACTATTCCACGTTTAAGGGCCCGCTTCCACGAAATTTCACGGACAAGTTGTGGCAACAGGCCCGCACGGACGGCGAACTGTTCTGGATTCTAAAAAATGGGAGCCCGGGGACAGATATGGCCTCGTTCATCCCTTTGGTCCTGACGGAAGAAGAGGCCTGGCAAGTGCTGATGTATGTGCGTTCATTCAGCGGGAGATGA
- a CDS encoding DUF1264 domain-containing protein has product MRSAIAMIGLCAAAFTAAGCAETSHEMKSAAAAAPAAAAAKAMPTPAQGYTIHVMAPHKFEDGSVHGPYHHYCKPISPEILQCLLFESTDSNALLTDIEYFVAKSVSRAHVPLETWNKYYHDHEVEIATGRVQILDMPDAQAKEVAAVAAKTDGIIFHLWPDGAKAPNGEVGHPQSVGHKHRTE; this is encoded by the coding sequence ATGCGAAGTGCGATTGCAATGATCGGGCTGTGTGCGGCGGCCTTCACGGCTGCCGGCTGTGCGGAAACGTCTCACGAAATGAAGTCCGCGGCCGCGGCTGCTCCGGCCGCAGCAGCGGCGAAAGCCATGCCGACACCGGCTCAGGGGTATACCATCCACGTGATGGCCCCCCATAAGTTTGAAGACGGGTCGGTACATGGCCCGTATCACCATTACTGTAAGCCGATCTCGCCGGAGATCTTGCAGTGTTTGTTATTTGAATCGACGGACTCGAACGCGTTGCTGACCGACATCGAATATTTCGTGGCGAAATCCGTGTCGCGAGCACATGTTCCGTTGGAGACCTGGAATAAGTACTACCACGATCACGAGGTCGAAATTGCGACGGGACGGGTTCAGATCCTGGATATGCCGGATGCGCAGGCGAAGGAAGTCGCCGCCGTCGCGGCGAAGACCGACGGCATCATTTTCCATCTCTGGCCGGACGGGGCGAAGGCGCCGAACGGGGAAGTGGGGCATCCGCAGTCAGTCGGCCACAAGCATCGGACGGAGTAA
- a CDS encoding DUF1264 domain-containing protein, with protein MFRHLCVLGASTLALAIGGPVSAADMKPGPADGFDIHVMAPHKMEDGSVAGPFHHYCKAIKPEVLQCLLFESTEPNAVLTDVEYFVAKPVSRSAVSLDVWNKFYHDHEVEIATGRVQVLDMSDAQAKEVAAAAAKTDGIIFHLWPKGAKAPDGSVGHPTSVGHKPRTE; from the coding sequence ATGTTTCGACATCTTTGCGTGCTTGGCGCGAGCACGCTCGCACTCGCCATTGGTGGGCCAGTATCGGCAGCGGACATGAAGCCGGGTCCGGCCGACGGGTTCGATATTCATGTGATGGCCCCGCATAAGATGGAAGACGGGTCGGTGGCTGGCCCCTTCCATCACTACTGCAAAGCGATCAAGCCTGAGGTTCTGCAGTGTTTGTTGTTCGAATCCACTGAGCCGAATGCCGTGTTGACCGATGTCGAGTACTTCGTGGCGAAACCCGTCTCTCGATCAGCGGTATCACTCGATGTGTGGAACAAATTCTATCACGATCACGAGGTCGAAATTGCCACCGGTCGTGTTCAGGTGCTGGACATGTCGGATGCGCAGGCCAAGGAGGTGGCTGCGGCGGCAGCCAAGACGGACGGCATTATTTTCCATTTATGGCCTAAAGGTGCGAAAGCTCCTGACGGATCGGTCGGGCATCCGACGTCAGTGGGGCATAAGCCTCGGACGGAATAA
- a CDS encoding cytochrome-c peroxidase translates to MHMARTVVPLCFIFVLMVVSVFGTGESLVGASPSAHAPHGTVTIDNTTVPDIGPLPTVVPTPSSNLNYAAKIELGKQLYFDGRLSKNNAISCAFCHNPGTGFADPRQTSIGVGGGVGGRQSPTVYNAGFNHVQFWDGRARSLEEQAIGPIHNPVEMAETHEHVVAKLGKIKGYQQQFRAVFGTDVNLQGIAEAIAAYERTVLSTNSAFDKYVLGDAKAMDEAAVRGLGLFRGKARCILCHNGANFTDNQFHNLGVPQVGPMKEDLGRYSISRAEKDKGAFKTPTLRSITETAPYMHDGAFKTLEEVVDFLDQGGGSNPALSPLMRPLSLTAEEKADLVMFLKALTGEPIPFSMPKLPK, encoded by the coding sequence ATGCATATGGCGCGAACGGTTGTGCCGCTCTGCTTCATCTTCGTACTGATGGTTGTCTCTGTGTTCGGGACCGGCGAGAGTCTCGTGGGCGCTTCTCCTTCAGCCCATGCGCCGCACGGGACCGTGACCATCGACAACACAACGGTGCCTGATATCGGGCCACTGCCGACTGTGGTTCCGACCCCTTCTTCGAACCTGAATTACGCTGCGAAAATTGAACTTGGAAAGCAGCTGTATTTTGATGGACGACTCTCAAAAAACAACGCGATCTCCTGCGCGTTCTGTCATAACCCGGGAACCGGATTTGCGGACCCCCGGCAGACGTCCATCGGGGTGGGCGGCGGAGTCGGTGGTCGCCAATCGCCGACCGTTTACAATGCAGGGTTCAATCACGTGCAATTTTGGGACGGCCGTGCGCGATCGTTGGAAGAGCAAGCGATAGGGCCGATCCACAACCCTGTTGAGATGGCGGAGACCCACGAACATGTGGTAGCCAAGTTGGGGAAGATCAAGGGCTATCAACAGCAATTCCGGGCCGTCTTTGGGACGGATGTCAATTTACAGGGCATTGCCGAGGCCATTGCCGCCTATGAGCGGACGGTACTCTCCACGAATTCCGCGTTTGACAAATACGTACTCGGCGACGCGAAGGCCATGGACGAAGCGGCGGTTCGAGGGTTGGGACTCTTCAGGGGAAAGGCCCGTTGTATTCTGTGTCACAATGGGGCGAACTTTACAGACAACCAGTTCCACAACCTCGGGGTCCCTCAGGTAGGGCCGATGAAGGAGGATCTGGGACGGTACAGTATCAGTAGGGCGGAAAAGGACAAGGGGGCGTTCAAAACGCCTACTCTTCGCAGCATTACCGAAACTGCTCCCTACATGCACGATGGCGCCTTCAAAACATTGGAGGAGGTCGTCGACTTTTTAGATCAAGGCGGCGGCAGCAATCCTGCGCTAAGTCCGCTCATGCGCCCGCTGAGTCTGACTGCGGAGGAGAAAGCCGATCTCGTCATGTTCCTGAAGGCGTTGACGGGAGAGCCGATACCATTCAGCATGCCGAAGTTGCCAAAATAA
- a CDS encoding aldehyde dehydrogenase family protein, translating to MTTEELFTQLGLAREQSGGGCASSAWTRTTHAGVMESRNPSTGTTLARVYGCSDEDYDALVTGLQQTHRSWRTVPAPKRGEVIRRIGQALREQKEALGSLISLEVGKIKAEGDGEVQEMIDMADFAVGLSRMLYGQTMHSERAQHRMYEQWHPLGVTGVITAFNFPVAVWAWNAFIAAVAGNTVLWKPSPKAPLCAVAIQHLCNRVLEEAGYPGVFALMTTDRVELAERMVRDERLPLISFTGSVPVGRHVAEVVGRRLGRSLLELSGNNAIIVDETADLELATRAIVFGAVGTAGQRCTSTRRVIVQESQYEKLIPRLLSAYARVTIGDPLQPNVMMGPLIDGEAVARYRLALDAVIQAGGEVLCGGRVLSRPGYFVEPTIVRAQNHWEIVQQETFAPILYVMTYRTLDEAIHIQNAVSQGLSSALFTTHLRHSEVFLSTLGSDCGIANINIGTSGAEIGGAFGGEKSTGGGREAGSDAWKAYMRRQTTTINWGTELPLAQGVTFGRAEGGNHGASR from the coding sequence ATGACGACGGAAGAACTATTCACACAGCTGGGTTTGGCCCGGGAACAGTCGGGAGGCGGCTGTGCTTCCTCCGCCTGGACACGTACGACGCATGCCGGAGTCATGGAATCCAGAAATCCGTCGACAGGAACGACGCTGGCGCGGGTATATGGTTGCTCCGATGAGGATTACGACGCCCTGGTGACCGGTCTCCAGCAGACTCACCGGTCATGGCGGACGGTACCGGCCCCCAAACGAGGCGAGGTGATTCGTCGGATCGGACAGGCGTTGAGGGAACAGAAAGAGGCTCTCGGCAGTCTGATTTCTCTCGAAGTGGGGAAGATCAAGGCTGAGGGCGATGGTGAAGTGCAGGAGATGATCGACATGGCTGATTTCGCCGTCGGGCTCTCCCGCATGTTGTACGGGCAGACCATGCATTCGGAACGGGCGCAGCACCGGATGTACGAACAATGGCACCCGTTAGGCGTGACGGGCGTGATCACCGCGTTCAATTTTCCGGTTGCGGTCTGGGCCTGGAATGCATTCATCGCTGCCGTGGCGGGGAATACGGTGTTGTGGAAACCCTCCCCCAAGGCGCCGCTCTGCGCTGTCGCCATACAACACCTCTGCAATCGTGTCCTGGAAGAGGCCGGATACCCCGGTGTGTTTGCGCTGATGACAACGGATCGGGTTGAACTGGCCGAGCGCATGGTTCGAGATGAACGGCTTCCTCTGATCTCTTTCACCGGTTCTGTGCCGGTGGGAAGGCATGTGGCGGAAGTGGTCGGGCGTCGCCTGGGCCGCAGTCTGCTGGAATTGAGCGGGAACAACGCCATCATTGTCGATGAGACCGCCGACCTCGAATTGGCCACGAGAGCGATTGTCTTCGGGGCCGTCGGCACCGCGGGACAGCGCTGCACCAGCACCAGGCGTGTGATCGTGCAGGAGTCCCAGTACGAAAAGTTGATACCACGGCTCCTTTCCGCCTATGCGCGGGTGACGATCGGGGATCCGCTTCAGCCGAATGTCATGATGGGACCGCTGATCGATGGCGAGGCGGTGGCGCGATATCGGTTGGCACTCGATGCGGTGATACAAGCAGGCGGTGAGGTGCTCTGCGGAGGGCGGGTGTTATCCCGTCCGGGGTATTTTGTCGAGCCGACGATTGTCCGAGCCCAGAATCATTGGGAGATTGTTCAGCAGGAAACGTTTGCGCCGATCTTGTACGTGATGACCTATCGAACCCTGGATGAGGCCATTCATATCCAGAATGCCGTGTCTCAGGGATTGTCGTCCGCGCTGTTTACCACTCATCTTCGCCATAGCGAGGTGTTTCTCTCGACCCTGGGGAGCGATTGCGGCATTGCCAACATCAACATTGGCACCTCTGGCGCGGAGATCGGGGGCGCATTCGGCGGGGAGAAAAGCACGGGCGGCGGACGGGAGGCAGGATCCGACGCCTGGAAGGCGTATATGCGGCGTCAGACCACCACGATCAATTGGGGGACTGAATTGCCGTTGGCACAGGGTGTTACGTTTGGTCGGGCGGAAGGAGGGAACCATGGGGCAAGCCGCTGA
- a CDS encoding saccharopine dehydrogenase family protein, whose translation MPQVLVLGSGKIGSLIAGLLSAREQYQVHLADLTLDAPKRLIDALALSTVTPCALDLRRPESVVDYVVAHGFDAVISSLPYFYNAAVAEIARAHHLHYFDLTEDVAVTSRVKAISDGADRAFLPQCGLAPGFISIVTNDLIGHFEAIDNVKMRVGALPVHPSNALKYSLTWSTDGLLNEYGNVCVGIEGGEEVHLRPLEGYETIELDGLLYEAFNTSGGLGTLADTYRGRVRTMNYKTLRYPGHCEKIQFLMNDLKLNEDRETLKRILEQAIPQTHQDVVLIYAAVTGTRQGELFEETYVKKVYPQTMLGRTWSAIQVTTASSLCCVVDLVMTKPSAYRGFIRQEHFSLQDVLDNRFGDCFRP comes from the coding sequence ATGCCTCAGGTGCTGGTGCTCGGATCCGGGAAAATCGGGTCTCTCATCGCAGGGCTGCTGTCGGCCAGGGAACAGTACCAGGTGCATCTGGCCGACCTCACCCTGGATGCGCCAAAACGATTGATCGATGCCCTGGCGCTTTCGACGGTGACTCCCTGCGCATTGGACCTGCGCCGACCCGAGTCGGTGGTCGACTATGTTGTTGCGCACGGCTTTGACGCCGTGATCTCCAGTCTACCGTATTTTTATAATGCGGCGGTCGCAGAAATTGCGCGAGCGCATCATCTCCACTATTTTGACCTGACCGAAGACGTGGCCGTGACCAGCCGCGTCAAGGCCATCAGCGACGGCGCCGACCGGGCGTTTCTTCCTCAGTGCGGGCTGGCGCCCGGCTTCATCAGTATCGTTACGAACGACCTGATCGGCCATTTCGAAGCGATCGACAACGTGAAGATGCGCGTTGGCGCGCTTCCGGTCCACCCGAGTAATGCCTTGAAGTATTCCCTGACGTGGTCGACCGACGGGTTGCTCAATGAATATGGAAATGTGTGTGTCGGGATTGAAGGCGGGGAAGAGGTTCACCTGCGGCCCTTGGAAGGATATGAGACAATTGAATTGGACGGTCTGCTCTACGAAGCGTTCAATACGTCGGGCGGGCTGGGCACCCTCGCGGACACCTATCGTGGCCGGGTTCGGACGATGAATTACAAGACGCTGCGGTATCCCGGCCATTGCGAAAAGATCCAGTTTCTTATGAACGATCTCAAGTTGAATGAGGACCGGGAGACGCTCAAACGTATCCTGGAGCAGGCCATTCCGCAGACGCACCAGGATGTAGTGTTGATATACGCGGCTGTCACCGGCACGCGGCAGGGTGAGTTGTTTGAGGAGACCTACGTGAAGAAGGTTTATCCTCAAACAATGCTCGGACGGACGTGGTCTGCGATTCAAGTCACGACGGCGTCATCCCTTTGCTGCGTCGTGGACCTGGTTATGACCAAGCCATCAGCCTATCGGGGATTCATCAGGCAGGAACATTTTTCTTTGCAGGACGTCTTGGACAATCGCTTCGGGGACTGTTTCCGTCCTTAG